The Asterias amurensis chromosome 21, ASM3211899v1 genome has a segment encoding these proteins:
- the LOC139953197 gene encoding ras association domain-containing protein 2-like, whose product MDSQDVEEHRDRMYKTIVQSSSFALNLKTFNIYFSDSKLNQQLQIVQENGVYILFGMLKIYWGTQKVIRLKKEELSWKRKTTRLGYDSGLDEKLMSAMGSGAKNRRSLTRQHESLPEFSANDGNDHDSQDDQERTQNSSDTTARRDRNSDAGLDYWNKQAVKRNDDKRSEKGDTGEEDEENTVDESFGRMGLSVTMPRKCNLQRRTMSFSGHLYNSKTAVFRPKYGTISNVRVSSRQTTSEVISMLLKKFAVENVPEEFSLFWVLQHGETHAFQPNDFPLLKRVQLGPDENVAKIFIKEKKAGEVSPEVAQYVNLQFSELQAILRKFQEEEEKEVLKIKQRYSQYKANLQKKISLLPVEVVKESKSQTKHKGKIKKKGKDKGKDKKKKSNTDN is encoded by the exons ATGGATTCTCAGGACGTAGAGGAGCATAGAGATAGAATGTATAAGACCATAGTACAAAG TTCATCATTTGCACTGAATTTGAAAACGTTCAATATATACTTCAGTGACAGCAAACTGAATCAACAGCTTCAAATAGTacag GAGAATGGGGTTTACATTCTGTTTGGAATGCTAAAGATTTACTGGGGAACTCAGAAGGTGATACGACTGAAGAAAGAAGAATTGAGTTGGAAAAGGAAGACTACACGCCTCGGGTATGACAGTGGGCTTGATGAAAAGCTGATGAGTGCTATGGGAAGTGGTGCTAAAAACAGACGCTCGCTGACAAGACAGCATGAAAGTCTGCCTGAGTTCTCTGCTAATGATGGCAATGATCATGATAGCCAGGATGACCAAGAAAGAACCCAGAATAGTTCAGACACTACTGCACGAAGAGATCGTAACTCAGATGCTGGTTTAGATTATTGGAATAAACAGGCAGTGAAAAGAAATGATGACAAAAGGAGTGAGAAAGGTGACACTGGGGAAGAGGATGAAGAAAACACAGTGGACGAATCCTTTGGAAGAATGGGACTTTCTGTAACAATGCCTCGCAAGTGTAACCTACAGAGAAGAACTATGTCATTTAGTGGTCATCTCTACAATAGCAAA ACAGCAGTATTCAGACCAAAGTATGGAACAATCTCTAATGTCAGGGTTTCAAGCAGACAGACAACATCGGAAGTTATCAGTATGCTACTGAAAAAGTTTGCAGTGGAAAATGTTCCTGAGGAGTTTAGTCTTTTCTGGGTTTTGCAGCATGGAG AAACCCATGCATTCCAGCCCAATGACTTTCCATTGTTAAAGAGAGTACAGCTTGGACCTGATGAGAATGTGGCCAAGATATTCATCAAGGAGAAGAAAGCTGGTGAAGTATCTCCTGAG GTAGCACAGTATGTCAATCTTCAGTTCTCTGAGTTGCAAGCCATTCTGAGGAAATTCCAAGAGGAGGAGGAGAAGGAAGTTTTGAAGATTAAACAACG ATACTCTCAGTATAAAGCTAATCTGCAGAAGAAGATCTCACTCTTGCCAGTAGAAGT GGTTAAAGAATCAAAGTCTCAAACCAAACACAAGGGAAAAATCAAGAAGAAAGGCAAAGACAAAGGCAAAGATAAGAAGAAGAA GTCCAATACTGATAATTAA